The genomic DNA GGTTGTGGCCAGAAACCTACTTTTCTGATCCCATGATCTATGGCTGTCAAGATTTGATAATATTGCATGAATCGTTTTTTGAGGAGTGTATTTGAAATCTAATTGTTTTACTGCTCATCTTTTCTCCCCACAGTTAGCAGCTGGGATAGGTCCAGCCCAAGGGTTCGGACTTGAGCTTCTAGGCACCTTCCagctggtcctgtgtgtgttggccaccACTGATAAAAGGCGCACCGATGTGAATGGCTCAGCTCCCCTTGCAATAGGTCTCTCTGTGGGTCTGGGTCATTTTGCCCTTGTGAGTACACACCATCTAACTGATGACCTGCTACTGTCATTTTTTTATCTAAGAATGTATGGGAGTGAGGAAAAGCAGTTTAGGCATCCATCAACAAAACACTCATTTTACGAGTCTAACGGCACAGAAAAGTATCATTGAAGACTAAATTAGTTTCAGAAGTGCTGTAGATCATAAGTGCATGAATGTTAAGGCTCTGGTTTCTGTTAGGGTCACCAGAATCGGCTCAAAACTGCTGTAAAAACAGCATACATTTGCCTGAAATAACTTGAATAAACATGCTTCTCAAACATGGGGGCCAGGATAGTGCTAAAGTAGATAATACCAAAAATAGTGTCAAACGCAAAAAAGTCAAAGAGGACCACTTTGAGAAGGGTCATGTTCGATCCTATCAGGTCATGTGAGGGAGAGGGTGTTGAAAAGAGATAAATAGGAAGGAGAAGACAGATTGTGGCTTGTAAAAATGGTGGAAAGGTTTGAGATATTTtgcagggaggaagggaggcacGGGGATGGAGGACAAATAGTTGTGTTAGTGTTTACATAAAATGTCCAGTATTCAGTCTGTTCACCATCTGAAGATGGTTAAATAATGATCACTATGGATGACTATGACTGACTATCAAGTCTgttcaatattcaatattatgCTCAAAATATCTATTAAGATTGTAAATTCAGTTAAGCAAATATGTCTCTGATTGCTCTGATATGCAGCTccaaaacctcctcctcctcaccatgaCCTCTTTCCACAGATCAGCTACACTGGGTGTGGTATCAATCCTGCCCGTTCCTTTGGGCCTGCAGTCGTTTCGGCGTCATTTAAAAACCACTGGGTGGGTATATAGGGTctgaaacactttactttcaAGCTTCACTTCCAATGTGCATTCAGGGCACCTTTATTTTGAGCATTATCAACCAACACTTTGGAAAATGTAgaaccattcttttttttttattctataaTTTGTGTAATGTAGGTGTACTGGATAGGCCCTATATGTGGAGGGGTCGCTGCAGCTCTGGTCTATGACTTCCTGATATACCCAAGACGAGAGGACTTATCCACACGGATGGCTGTGCTGACCTACGGAGAGGACAATGACTACAATGAGGTCGACGTAGCAGAGGAGACGGAAATTGCTGGTCAGTGGCCTAGCAGGCAATAATGCCATCGTCTCCTTGTGTGGATGAAGTCGTATGCTATCATGTCAGTCTTAAAATTAAGATTATGGCTGTCTTCACTTATGCTCAAAACTGAAGAAATTCATCCcccttttaatgtttttatctTTTATTCTTATGTATTTTTCTTAATTTGGCATTTGTATTTTATCAGTGTTATCTGTGCACAATCTTCAGTACACTAGATTTATACTGAAATGATAAGGATTTCAATATAAGTTTAATTGACCTCATTCATGTTTTAGTTATTGTTTCATATGTCCTAATAGCAACATTTGATACATTTTTAATTATTCTACATGTACATGGCTgacaaaacagttttttttttattacagaaACATGTTTGCTATAAGGTGAAAGTGATTATTAAAAAAGATGTTTTCCCCATCACACCAATGCTGTCTTAAGTACCATGCAGTCTGTAATCTTAGTTTAAAAATGAAACTTCCTGTGTTTTGAGTGACAGTCATTTAACAAAGCTGGAAGGCCTCCAAAGCCCCCTTTTAACCCCACCACAGGGGGCCCAGAAGGTAAATATATATAGTAAGTCGATGCAAGGGTAAATGTATGTGCGTATGAGTataaaaagggaaaaaacactTAGCACAACAGTAACCAGAAGTGTACCTGCTGACATGATAGAAATCAGCAGGCTTTAATTTCCTTGCTGGCACTTTCACGCTTCATTGTATAGAGGACATGGGTGGGCTCACGTACTCTTTAAATTGGAATTTaatagccccccaccccctgtacTAATCACTGCTGAAGAGCTGCCATATCAAGGCTTTACCTAACATAACTCGGAAAGATACAGTGGGCGGACATAGCATTGATCCATTGGTTGTTTTTGGCTGCACTTTTGAGGTAATGGGAGGAAAGTGTTGGAAAGGACTCCTACCTGCTTGCATGATTTACCACACCTAGACCAAAAGGAAGGATGTAGCAAGAATAACAAAATACCATGTTGTTCTGCATCAGGGTTGACTAATGTGTTGTATTGTTTTTCAAAGGGATATGTTCGTGTACTATATGTCTTTTCCACGAATTTTGGTATTTACAGCTGACCACACCTGAAAAATGGTGGTCCATGGGCCTCAAAGCCTTgatcacacattaacacacttttttttagaCATTCTTTCAACTACATCACCTGACATCGATGTCTGAAAACAAATAGTGGGTTGAGATGTGCAGTAGCTATCTTGACCAAGTTTGCCCAAGGTGCGCAAAGAAGTCAGTCAAGAAAAATAGCCTGgtttcctcttctctttgttTTCCACCGAATCTGACAGAAGCTGTCAGTGACAAATGGCCAATTCCTCTCCATTGTCAAAGTGTCTCATCTGTCAACACGTCTTAGCCCCTTGAAGCACAGATGGACTGAAACACATGGATCAGGTCTGTCAATAAAAACATCCTCTTGTGTCAATTCTACAAAACCTGAGCTTCCTCTGATGTCTCTCTCAGATCCTCACATTGTGCTGAATGTTTGCTTTCCATATTtgtttcactgtctctctcggTTACACCTATAGCGTTTACCCTCTCATCTGGTCTTATTTTCA from Sardina pilchardus chromosome 2, fSarPil1.1, whole genome shotgun sequence includes the following:
- the LOC134072949 gene encoding aquaporin-1-like, whose translation is MVSEVKSWLFWRAVFAEFVGMLLFIFIGIASAIGNKNNKDPDQEVKVALAFGLAIATLAQSLGHVSGAHLNPAITLGLLVSCQISWLRALLYIIAQLVGAVFASAIMFGLRPDYTKGLGVNELAAGIGPAQGFGLELLGTFQLVLCVLATTDKRRTDVNGSAPLAIGLSVGLGHFALISYTGCGINPARSFGPAVVSASFKNHWVYWIGPICGGVAAALVYDFLIYPRREDLSTRMAVLTYGEDNDYNEVDVAEETEIAGQWPSRQ